The sequence below is a genomic window from Chryseobacterium foetidum.
TACCGTTACTGCAATTATCCCTTACTACAAATTAAGATTTTTAGGAGGTTTATTCTATCTATCAGGAGGCTTACTTATGGTTGTGAATGTTTACATGACAGTAAGAAAAGGATCATTCCAGAAAGAAGTTCCTGCAGAAGCTCCGGCTTTGGCCAATATCAGCAACAAAAGAAAAGAAGGAGAAGGTTTCCACCTTTGGTTGGAAAGAATGCCGATGTTACTTACAGTATTGTCATTGGTTACCATTTCAATCGGAAGTATGATCGAAATTATTCCTACTTTATCACTTAAGAAAAGTGTACCTACAATTTCTGCAGTGAAACCATATTCACCACTGGAACTTGAAGGTAGAGATTTATATATCCGTGAAGGCTGTAACGCCTGTCACTCTCAGATGGTAAGACCATTCCGAGATGAGATTGTAAGATTTAACGGTAAAAACGGACAGTACTCTAAAGCTGGGGAATTTGTTTACGACAGACCTTTCCTCTGGGGATCAAAAAGAACCGGACCGGATTTGCACAGAGAAGGTGGTAAAAACCCGAGCTCATGGCATTACAAACACATGTACAACCCAAGATCTACATCAGCAGGTTCTATCATGCCGCGTTACCCATGGTTGATTTCAAACAATTTAGACAGATCTAAAATGGTTGATAAAATCAGATTTATGAAAGGTACTTATGACGTTCCTTACACAAAAGCTCAGATTGACTCTGCAGATAAATGGGCAGATAATCAAGCAGCAAAAATTGTAAGCGATATCTTTGTAGAAGCTCCGGATTTGAAGGATGCCTATGCAAAAAGACCTAAAGGTGAGCTTGAGAAAAAAGAAATCATTGCTTTAATTTCTTACTTACAGAGATTGGGTACTGATATCAAAACGACAGAAGTAAAAACAGCAAGTAATAACTAAACATTAAAATTAAAGATGATTCCTCAGAATTTTAAAGACATCTTATCCAACACGGACAACGTGGGGCTTTACCAGACATTGGCTTTGATCCTTTTTATTCTGTTTTTTGTATCTCTGATTATTTACGTTTTCAGTAAACCTAAAAAATACTACAGAGAAGAAGAGCATGCACCGCTTGAGGATGACGAAGATGATTTTAATCTAAAAAATTAAACAATTTATTATGAAACAAAGAACGCCAGTTTTTGTAAATATTGCTATAATAATCGGCCTGCTTATTATTTTCTATTATCTGTTCGTTCAGAGTTATGCTTTCTTCAAGTCGCCGTATTTCTGGGGTACTGTAGTGATCGGATCGATCATGGCTTATATTCACAGTGCACTTGGTGATTTGGTAGAGAACAATAAGTTTAAAAAACTTTCAGACGAAGAAAAGGCGGCTTACCTTGCTGAGAAAAAAGTTCCTTATTTCCAGAGATTATATGCTGCAGCATTCAAAAAGCAGTCTGACACTCAGGAAAAAGATATATTGATTGACCATGGTTTTGACGGAATTATGGAGCTGGACAATCAGTTACCTAAATGGTGGGTAGGTTTATTCTGGTTTGGAACGGCATTTATGGTGCTTTACATTTCAGCATATGCATTCACTGACTTCGCAAGCCCATTGAAAGAATATGAAGTTGAATACAGAGAGCAGGAAGCAAGCGTGGCTAAATTTTTAGCAGATCAGCCACCGGTGACGATCGAAAGTGCAGAATTTTCTGAAGATAACATTGCAGCAGGTGAAGAAGTTTTCAAAACCAACTGTGTATCTTGTCACTCAGAAGGTGGTAAAGGAGGTATCGGACCAAACTTAACAGATAACTTCTGGCACAACCAGCCTGAAAAGACTTTGTTTAAAAACGTATTCCACATTGTAGAAAACGGTGTTACCGGAACTGCAATGCAGGCATGGGGTAAAAACGGTGTCCTTACAGGAAACGATATTCAGAACGTTGCAGCTTACGTATACTCTATTAACCAAATGAAGAAGCCAATTACTCCGGCAGAAGGTGGTGCACCTCCTTACGGTGATGAAGCTAAATGGGAAAAGAAATAGAAGTAGAAACTAACTGAAAAATATACAATGAAACATAATTTGTTATTAATTTAAAATCTTAAATCAAATAGCAAATTATGTTTTTCTTTTTTTAAATACAAAGCAAATGTCAGACACAGAAGATATAGACGTACGCGGCGGGCAGGGGCAGGTAGTTGATCCCGAAACTTACAGAGATTCCATTGGAACAATGGAACAGTCTGGTAAGAGAAAATGGGTCTTTCCCAGAAAACCAAAAGGAAAATATACCAATTACAGAAATATCGTCAGCTATCTTTTACTGGTGATCTATTTTGCAGTTCCGTTTATCAAAATCAATGGAAATCCTTTTCTGCTTTTTAATGTCATCGACAGAGAATTCTACATTGTTGGACAGCCATTCTTTCCTCAGGATTTTTTCATCCTTACGCTTGGCGCTATAGTTTCACTTATTTTCATCATCATTTTTACGATTGCATTCGGAAGAATTTTCTGCGGGTGGATTTGCCCTCAGACAATTTTTATGGAATCGGTTTTCCGTAAAATTGAGTATTGGATTGAAGGAGACAGAAACAAGCAGATGAAACTCGACAGGCAGGAGTGGAACAGCGAAAAAATAATGAAGCGAAGCCTAAAGTGGTCGGTTTACGTTATTATTTCTCTTATTATCACCCACATCATGTTTATGTACATTGTGGGATATGAAGAAGTTTTAGACATCGTCTCGCAGGGACCATTTGCCAATCTTACCAATTTTTTAGTGATGATTCTCTTCACAGCAGCCTTTTACTTTGTTTTTGCATGGTTCAGAGAGCAGGTTTGTACATTGGTTTGTCCTTACGGAAGATTGCAGGGAGTTTTAATAGATAAAGATACCATCAACGTTTTCTATGATTTTAAAAGAGGTGAAAACCGTTCTTCATGGAGAAAAGGTGAAGACAGAAAAGCGGCAGGAAAAGGCGACTGTATCGACTGTCATCAGTGCGTTGTCGTTTGTCCGACCGGAATCGACATCCGTGACGGGCAGCAGCTGGAATGTGTAAACTGTACAGCCTGCATCGACGCCTGCGACGAGGTCATGGAAAAAGTGGGGCTTCCAAAAGGTCTCATCCGTTATGCTTCAGAAAACGAAATCGAAAACAATACGGAATTCAAATTTACAGGAAGGATGAAAGGTTTAGCTGTAGTTTTGGTACTTTTGGTAGGGTTCTTAGGTTTTCTTTTATACAACCGCGGTGAGATGGAAGCAAAATTTATCAAGCCTGCAGGAAGCACTTACTTTGTAAGAGACGGCAAAATCAGCAATACGTATAACTATACTTTCCTCAACAAAACAAATGATAAAAAGATTGTTACCATTAAAGTAATTGATCCTGCGCATGCCGAAGTAAACTTCAGTGTGACGCAGAAAATTACAGTTGAAAGAGACAAAATTTCAAAAGGTACCATCAGCATCAGTTTCCCCGAAAATGATATGAAACTTTCAAAACAGAACATCACCATCGGTGTTTATGATATGAAAGGAAATTTAATTGATTCTTATCAGACTTATTTCGAGGGACCATTTAAATTACAGTTTTAAAAAATTAACAATGAAAAATCTTAGTTGGGGACACGGCGTAATGCTCGCACTTCTCGCATTTATAATATTCATACTTTCCATGCTCTTCTTATTTCCAAACGGACAGCAAAATTCCGAAATGGTTTCAGACAACTACTACGAAGAAGAACTGCTGTATCAGCAGGTGATTGATGCCAAAGGAAGAGCAGACAAACTCGTCAACAAGCCGGTTTACAGCCAAAACTCAAGTGGAATTACGATCAAATTTCCTGCAGACTACAACAACGGAAATGCAAGAATAAAATATGTTCTGAACAGAACCGACGATAAAAATCTTGACGTAAAAAAAGATGCGGTTCTGGATGAGAACAAATCATTTACAATTCCTGCGAATCTGATGAAATTCGGAAGTTACACCCTGCGTCTTACATGGGTGAAAAATAACACAGAATACAGAATAGATTACGATGTAGCATGGAAATAGCATTAATCATATCGGCTTTGGGACTCGGCTTTGCGTCGGGCTTTCACTGCCTCGGTATGTGCGGCCCTATTGCCCTGTCGATGGGACTTACAAGAAAACAGGCAACCAACTATTATCTCCAGAATCTTACTTATCAATTCGGGAGAATATTCACCTATTCACTTTTGGGAGCATTTTTAGGAATCATCGGTCAGGGATTTGAATTTGCCGGATTCCAAAAATATCTCACAATTGGAGTTGGAATTTTGCTGATTATCATGGCACTGTTTTCTTTTGGTGGAAAAGATTTTGCCTCAAAAGTTCCATTTTTCTCTAAATTTCTATATAAAGTTAAATACAACTTAGGAAAGCTTCTCCAAAAAGCAGATTACAGATCAAGATTTACGACCGGCTTACTTAACGGACTTTTACCTTGCGGAATGGTTTACATGGCCCTCACAGCAAGTCTTGCCAGCGGAGGGATCTGGCAGAGTGCAACCTTTATGGCAATTTTTGGATTGGGTACACTTCCATTTATGTTCACCGTAGTTTTGGTTGGAAATTTAATGAATCAGAGTTTCAGAATTAAAGTTTTAAAACTGATTCCTATTGTAATGATTGTTTTGGGCGGTTTATTTATCTTAAGAGGTTTGGAACTCGGAATTCCTTATATCTCTCCAAATTCAGCAGCAATGAAAGTCTCTCCAGAGCATGACGTGAACTGTCACAATACAGATCCCAACCATAAGCATAATCCGGAGACCTGTCATTAAACTTTAAAATTGTTGACAAGTTTTTCTGATGTGACCTAAAATTACTAAGTCATTTCCAAAACAGGTTTACTATCTCTTTTGAGATGATGAACCATAAGACATGACAAACTTTATGGATTGAAAAATTAAGAATTTATACAAACAAAAATGCCGTTTCAGTTTTTCCGAAACGGCATTTTTTAGTTTAAATGACTTAGTAGAATTTCTTAAAAACCAGCGTTGCATTATGCCCGCCAAAACCAAAGGCATTGCTTAAAGCAAAATTAATATCTTTCTCCTTCGCTTCCCCGAAAACAATATTTACATCTGTCGGAATATTTTCATCGATTTTATGAAGATTAATCGTTGGCGGAATAATTCCTTTCTCAATTGCTTTTATAGTAAGAATTGCTTCTGCAGCCCCTGCCGCTCCCAGCAAGTGACCGGTCATTGATTTTGTTGCGCTGATATCTAAATTTTTACTTCCTTTAAACAGTTTGCTGATGCCTTTCAGTTCCACCAAATCTCCCATCGGAGTAGATGTCGCGTGAGGATTCAGGTAATCAATATCTTCAACATTGGCTCCTGCTTCATTTAATGCCAACTGCATCGCTTTTATGGCTCCTACTCCATCCGGATGTGGTGCAGTCATATGATACGCATCGGCTGTCATTGCAGCTCCTGCTAATTCTGCATAAATTTTCGCGCCTCTCGCTTTGGCATGCTCATATTCTTCCAAAACCAAAGCTCCGGCACCTTCTCCCATCACAAAACCATCGCGGTCTGCGTCATACGGTCGGCTTGCAGTGGCGAAATCATCATTTCTGGTAGACATTGCTTTCATAATCGAAAAACCACCTACCGATGCAGGCGTAATCGCTGCTTCTGATCCACCGCTGATGATCACTTTTGCTTTTCCCAAACGGATGTAGTTGAAAGCATCCATAATTGCAGTATTTCCTGTCGCACATGCTGAAATAGTTGTGTAATTAATTCCCTGAAGCCCAAATTTCATTGAAATCATTCCCGAAGCCATATTGGCAATAAATTTCGGAACAAAAAACGGATTGAAGCGTGGCGTTCCGTCGCCTTTTGTAAATTCCATTACTTCACTTTCGAAAGTCCACATTCCGCCCTGTCCGGTCCCCCAGATGACGCCGGTGTCAAAAGGATCCATTGTATCCAGTTCCAAACCAGAATCTTTAATGGCTTCCGCTGACGAATACATGGCGTATTGTGAAAAAAGATCGCTTCTTTTTATTTCGTTGTGATTCAAATAAACTTTAGGATCAAAGTTTTTCACTTCACAGGCAAAGTTGAGTTTAAATTTTTCGGTATCGAAGTGAGTGATTCTGTTGGCTCCGCTCACGCCGTTGATGCTGTTTTGCCAGAATTCTTCTACATTATTTCCCAATGGCGTCACGGCGCCCAATCCTGTAATGACAACTCTTTTCATATATTGAATAGTAAATTTTAATGTTTCAAAAATATCAGTTTTATTTTAAATTGATATTTAGCCTAAGCTTGTTTTTCAGCTATTAATTTTAAATAAATTAGAAGTTCCTCTTGCAATCAATCTTGTTTTGTCGGCATTCCAGACTTCGCATTCTGCGTTGACAAACTGTTTTCCACGTTTGATGATTTTCGTTTCGGCCACAATCTTTTCATTCAGTTTTGCCGTTGAAAAATAATCGATGCTGTTGTTGATGGTGACGATAAAATTATTTTCATTCAAAGAAAACATTGTAGCTCCGATGATGTCGTCAATGATTGCCGCAGTAATTCCACCGTGCATATTTCCCATTGGATTCAGCCACTCTTCTCTCACGGTGTACTGAAATTCAATCCTGCCTTCTTCCGCAGAAACAACCATTGGATTCAGCCATTTCATAAAAGGAGACGGCGAATCTGTAAATTCTTTTCCTGTAAATGATTGTAATGCCTTTAATTTATCCATATTTAATTTTTATGAAGGATTCTCTTTGATTTCTTTGTCGGTGAGTTCAAGAATTTTATCTAAAGCGAGCTTCAAATGTTTTTCATTTCCTGTGGTTTTAGACAACAAAATTCCGCCTTCGAGCAGGATAATGAAAAGTGATGCATAATCATCCGGATTGATTTCTATTCGAAACTCGCCGCTTTCCTGTCCGGTTGTGATGATATCGGAAATAGTTTTTATCCAAACCTCAAATGATCGTTTTACCTGATTTTTCAGTTCCGGAAAAGTATCATCAGATTCTGTTGCAGCATTCATTAAAGGACATCCGCCACTTTGAAAAACAAATTTCCAGTTTTTCCTGTAGAAGGAAACGAACGCGTAAAGCTTATCAGTCATCGTTGGAAATTCATCGCTGAATGATCTTGAAAGATTTTTTCTAAGCACACCGGAATTGTATTTATAAACCTCAATCGCAACCTCATTTTTATTTTCAAAATTACCGTAAATGCTGCCTTTGGTTAAACCTGTAGCTTCGGTAATATCTGACAGAGACGTAGAGAAATACCCTTTAGTATTAAATAAAGTAGCTGTTTTCTCGATGATAAACTGTCGGGTTTTCTCTGCTTTTGACATGATTTAAATCAAATTCTGGAGCAAAGATAGTGAAAAAATATACCGATTGGTATATTTTATTTTTGTGAAA
It includes:
- a CDS encoding TetR/AcrR family transcriptional regulator → MSKAEKTRQFIIEKTATLFNTKGYFSTSLSDITEATGLTKGSIYGNFENKNEVAIEVYKYNSGVLRKNLSRSFSDEFPTMTDKLYAFVSFYRKNWKFVFQSGGCPLMNAATESDDTFPELKNQVKRSFEVWIKTISDIITTGQESGEFRIEINPDDYASLFIILLEGGILLSKTTGNEKHLKLALDKILELTDKEIKENPS
- a CDS encoding cbb3-type cytochrome oxidase subunit 3; the encoded protein is MIPQNFKDILSNTDNVGLYQTLALILFILFFVSLIIYVFSKPKKYYREEEHAPLEDDEDDFNLKN
- a CDS encoding c-type cytochrome translates to MKQRTPVFVNIAIIIGLLIIFYYLFVQSYAFFKSPYFWGTVVIGSIMAYIHSALGDLVENNKFKKLSDEEKAAYLAEKKVPYFQRLYAAAFKKQSDTQEKDILIDHGFDGIMELDNQLPKWWVGLFWFGTAFMVLYISAYAFTDFASPLKEYEVEYREQEASVAKFLADQPPVTIESAEFSEDNIAAGEEVFKTNCVSCHSEGGKGGIGPNLTDNFWHNQPEKTLFKNVFHIVENGVTGTAMQAWGKNGVLTGNDIQNVAAYVYSINQMKKPITPAEGGAPPYGDEAKWEKK
- a CDS encoding PaaI family thioesterase produces the protein MDKLKALQSFTGKEFTDSPSPFMKWLNPMVVSAEEGRIEFQYTVREEWLNPMGNMHGGITAAIIDDIIGATMFSLNENNFIVTINNSIDYFSTAKLNEKIVAETKIIKRGKQFVNAECEVWNADKTRLIARGTSNLFKINS
- a CDS encoding FixH family protein, encoding MKNLSWGHGVMLALLAFIIFILSMLFLFPNGQQNSEMVSDNYYEEELLYQQVIDAKGRADKLVNKPVYSQNSSGITIKFPADYNNGNARIKYVLNRTDDKNLDVKKDAVLDENKSFTIPANLMKFGSYTLRLTWVKNNTEYRIDYDVAWK
- a CDS encoding sulfite exporter TauE/SafE family protein, with the protein product MEIALIISALGLGFASGFHCLGMCGPIALSMGLTRKQATNYYLQNLTYQFGRIFTYSLLGAFLGIIGQGFEFAGFQKYLTIGVGILLIIMALFSFGGKDFASKVPFFSKFLYKVKYNLGKLLQKADYRSRFTTGLLNGLLPCGMVYMALTASLASGGIWQSATFMAIFGLGTLPFMFTVVLVGNLMNQSFRIKVLKLIPIVMIVLGGLFILRGLELGIPYISPNSAAMKVSPEHDVNCHNTDPNHKHNPETCH
- the ccoG gene encoding cytochrome c oxidase accessory protein CcoG, which gives rise to MSDTEDIDVRGGQGQVVDPETYRDSIGTMEQSGKRKWVFPRKPKGKYTNYRNIVSYLLLVIYFAVPFIKINGNPFLLFNVIDREFYIVGQPFFPQDFFILTLGAIVSLIFIIIFTIAFGRIFCGWICPQTIFMESVFRKIEYWIEGDRNKQMKLDRQEWNSEKIMKRSLKWSVYVIISLIITHIMFMYIVGYEEVLDIVSQGPFANLTNFLVMILFTAAFYFVFAWFREQVCTLVCPYGRLQGVLIDKDTINVFYDFKRGENRSSWRKGEDRKAAGKGDCIDCHQCVVVCPTGIDIRDGQQLECVNCTACIDACDEVMEKVGLPKGLIRYASENEIENNTEFKFTGRMKGLAVVLVLLVGFLGFLLYNRGEMEAKFIKPAGSTYFVRDGKISNTYNYTFLNKTNDKKIVTIKVIDPAHAEVNFSVTQKITVERDKISKGTISISFPENDMKLSKQNITIGVYDMKGNLIDSYQTYFEGPFKLQF
- the fabF gene encoding beta-ketoacyl-ACP synthase II, coding for MKRVVITGLGAVTPLGNNVEEFWQNSINGVSGANRITHFDTEKFKLNFACEVKNFDPKVYLNHNEIKRSDLFSQYAMYSSAEAIKDSGLELDTMDPFDTGVIWGTGQGGMWTFESEVMEFTKGDGTPRFNPFFVPKFIANMASGMISMKFGLQGINYTTISACATGNTAIMDAFNYIRLGKAKVIISGGSEAAITPASVGGFSIMKAMSTRNDDFATASRPYDADRDGFVMGEGAGALVLEEYEHAKARGAKIYAELAGAAMTADAYHMTAPHPDGVGAIKAMQLALNEAGANVEDIDYLNPHATSTPMGDLVELKGISKLFKGSKNLDISATKSMTGHLLGAAGAAEAILTIKAIEKGIIPPTINLHKIDENIPTDVNIVFGEAKEKDINFALSNAFGFGGHNATLVFKKFY